A genomic region of Chlorobaculum parvum NCIB 8327 contains the following coding sequences:
- a CDS encoding TerC family protein, producing MEWITSPEAWIALLTLTTLEIVLGIDNIIFLTIIVSRMPAEQQKSGRVLGLGLAMLSRIALLLSITWVMSLTNELFTAFGHAVTGRDLILLGGGLFLLAKSTHEIHQSLEGTEEVIKERSASNFVMTLIQIALIDIVFSLDSVITAVGLAKDIPVMILAIMIAVGIMMVAAQTIGEFVERHPTIKMLALSFLILVGATLVAEGAGFEFPRGYVYFAMAFSVSVEMLNLRLRKREAEPVHLRKAIEEEEAA from the coding sequence ATGGAATGGATCACCAGCCCCGAAGCGTGGATCGCGCTGTTGACGCTGACGACGCTTGAAATCGTCCTCGGCATCGATAACATCATTTTTCTGACGATCATCGTCAGCCGAATGCCCGCCGAACAGCAGAAATCGGGGCGAGTGCTCGGACTCGGGCTGGCCATGCTCAGCAGAATCGCGCTGCTGCTGTCGATCACCTGGGTCATGAGCCTGACCAATGAACTGTTTACCGCTTTCGGCCACGCCGTCACGGGCCGAGACCTCATCCTCCTCGGCGGCGGCCTGTTCCTGCTCGCAAAAAGCACCCACGAGATCCACCAGAGCCTCGAAGGCACTGAAGAGGTCATCAAGGAGCGCTCCGCTTCGAACTTCGTCATGACGCTCATCCAGATCGCCCTTATCGACATCGTCTTCTCGCTCGACTCGGTCATTACCGCTGTCGGCCTTGCCAAAGATATTCCGGTCATGATTCTGGCCATCATGATAGCCGTGGGCATCATGATGGTGGCCGCGCAAACCATCGGCGAGTTCGTCGAACGCCACCCGACCATCAAGATGCTGGCGCTGAGCTTTTTGATTCTGGTCGGCGCGACGCTGGTGGCCGAAGGCGCCGGATTCGAGTTCCCGCGCGGCTACGTCTATTTCGCAATGGCCTTCTCTGTTTCGGTGGAGATGCTCAACCTGCGGCTGCGCAAACGTGAGGCCGAACCGGTGCATCTGCGCAAGGCCATCGAAGAGGAAGAGGCTGCCTGA
- a CDS encoding aldehyde dehydrogenase family protein, giving the protein MPDFYDATTHAGLQRYFDSGATRSFEWRREQLRGLDAFLHEREAAIAEAVHADLGKPVAETWLTETGYLCTEIRYALRNLRRWMRPKRVGVPLHYQFARAFVEREPVGVALIIGAWNYPLQLCLAPLIGALAGGNCALLKPSELAPATSALLASELGRYVDPQAIRIVEGDGELSARLLEHRFDHIFFTGSRRTGQAVMQAAARHLTPVTLELGGKCPVIVTEQADLRVAARRIVWAKFLNAGQTCVSPDYLLVHHAVEERLLALMKEALATFYGPDPKLSPHYGRIVDERNFHRVKALQHEGSLVTGGGAELSSCCIEPTIVRNVPADSDLMSEEVFGPVLPVRAFSSFDEVAGLVASMPDPLALYLFSRDRSERRELMRRIRSGTVCCNDLLFQASIPGLPFGGRGMSGMGRYHGKAGFDTFTSERSVLCRSGFPDPDLRYPPYTACRFGLLKRIVTFFS; this is encoded by the coding sequence ATGCCCGACTTCTACGACGCAACCACCCATGCCGGACTGCAACGCTATTTCGATAGCGGCGCGACCCGTTCGTTCGAGTGGCGGCGTGAGCAGCTTCGCGGGCTGGACGCGTTTCTTCACGAGCGCGAGGCGGCGATTGCCGAGGCGGTGCACGCCGATCTTGGCAAACCGGTGGCTGAAACCTGGCTGACTGAGACCGGGTATTTGTGCACGGAAATTCGGTATGCACTGCGTAATCTTCGCCGCTGGATGCGTCCGAAAAGGGTCGGCGTACCGCTGCACTACCAGTTCGCACGTGCGTTCGTGGAGCGCGAGCCGGTGGGGGTGGCGCTCATCATCGGCGCGTGGAACTACCCGTTGCAGCTCTGCCTCGCGCCGCTCATCGGAGCGCTGGCGGGCGGCAACTGCGCGCTGCTGAAGCCCTCCGAGCTGGCTCCGGCCACCTCGGCACTGCTGGCTTCGGAGTTGGGTCGCTATGTCGATCCGCAGGCGATCAGAATTGTCGAGGGGGACGGAGAGCTTTCGGCCCGGCTGCTGGAACACCGCTTCGACCATATTTTCTTTACAGGCAGTCGCCGGACGGGTCAGGCCGTGATGCAAGCTGCGGCTCGTCACCTTACGCCGGTCACGCTTGAACTCGGCGGTAAGTGCCCTGTCATCGTAACCGAGCAGGCCGATCTTCGCGTGGCCGCCCGGCGGATCGTCTGGGCGAAGTTTCTCAACGCGGGTCAGACCTGTGTTTCGCCCGATTATCTGCTCGTCCATCACGCCGTCGAGGAGCGTTTACTGGCGCTGATGAAGGAGGCGTTGGCGACCTTTTACGGCCCCGATCCCAAGTTGAGTCCCCATTACGGGCGGATTGTCGATGAGCGGAATTTCCACAGAGTCAAGGCTTTGCAACATGAGGGCTCGCTTGTCACCGGCGGGGGAGCAGAGCTGTCGTCGTGCTGCATCGAGCCGACGATCGTGCGGAATGTTCCTGCAGATTCCGATCTCATGAGCGAGGAGGTGTTCGGGCCGGTGTTGCCGGTGCGCGCCTTCTCCTCGTTCGATGAGGTCGCCGGACTGGTCGCGTCGATGCCCGATCCGCTCGCGCTCTATCTCTTTTCCCGCGACCGCAGTGAACGACGGGAGCTGATGCGGCGGATTCGGAGTGGGACGGTGTGCTGCAACGACCTGCTTTTTCAGGCCTCGATCCCCGGCCTCCCCTTCGGCGGGCGCGGCATGAGCGGCATGGGGCGCTATCATGGCAAGGCGGGTTTTGATACTTTCACTTCGGAACGGAGCGTGCTGTGCCGGAGCGGTTTTCCCGATCCCGATCTGCGCTATCCCCCTTACACTGCCTGCCGGTTCGGGCTGCTTAAACGAATCGTCACTTTTTTTTCATAG
- a CDS encoding patatin-like phospholipase family protein, with amino-acid sequence MDKANSESNLTGLAFGGGAVLGAAHIGVLKAMHETGFRADCVAGTSIGSFVAALHAFGKSWEEIEQIAVDLDWFDLSGLALSSYGLLSNRKFGRLVLKKLGRKRIEDAPIPLAIVATDICTGEKVVMRKGSVATAVMASSSIPGIFNPVKQKQMLLVDGLLTENVPVSPLKEMGASRIVCIDLLGRHSYRKPEHLAMLLMNAFYSAMRTMSEIQMEAADLVIRPNLSDFSLVDISAVPEIFEAGYREALPLLETWMAKA; translated from the coding sequence ATGGACAAGGCAAACAGCGAATCGAATCTCACGGGACTGGCATTTGGCGGCGGCGCGGTGCTTGGCGCGGCGCACATCGGTGTGCTCAAGGCGATGCACGAAACCGGCTTTCGCGCAGACTGCGTTGCGGGCACCAGCATCGGCTCGTTCGTGGCGGCCCTGCACGCTTTCGGCAAGAGCTGGGAGGAGATCGAACAGATTGCGGTGGATCTGGACTGGTTCGATCTTTCGGGGCTTGCTCTCTCCAGCTACGGTTTGCTGTCGAACCGGAAGTTCGGGAGGCTCGTACTGAAGAAGCTCGGGCGGAAACGCATCGAGGATGCGCCGATTCCGCTGGCCATTGTCGCCACCGACATCTGTACTGGCGAGAAGGTGGTGATGCGCAAGGGGAGCGTGGCCACGGCGGTGATGGCTAGCTCCTCCATTCCCGGAATCTTCAACCCGGTCAAGCAGAAGCAGATGCTGCTTGTCGATGGCCTGCTTACCGAGAACGTGCCCGTTTCTCCACTCAAGGAGATGGGGGCGAGCCGCATTGTCTGCATCGACCTGCTTGGTCGCCACTCCTATCGTAAGCCTGAGCATCTGGCAATGCTGCTCATGAACGCTTTTTACAGCGCCATGCGCACCATGTCCGAGATTCAGATGGAGGCAGCCGATCTGGTGATTCGTCCCAATCTTTCCGATTTCAGCCTTGTCGATATTTCTGCCGTGCCGGAGATTTTCGAAGCCGGGTACCGCGAAGCGCTGCCGCTGCTCGAAACGTGGATGGCGAAGGCGTGA
- a CDS encoding aminoacyl-tRNA deacylase, translated as MPIRKLREFLDSHHIKYFVFSHSPAYTAQEIAESAHVSGKEMVKTVMVNIDGRMAMALLPASRQLDFDKLRMLCGTRDVKLAEEEEFSDLFPECEIGAMPPFGNLYAMEVYADEALDEDVDIAFNAGAHTELLRMGWEDYKRLAAPVIAPISVGL; from the coding sequence ATGCCCATCAGAAAGTTGCGGGAGTTTCTCGACAGTCACCACATCAAGTATTTCGTCTTCAGCCATTCACCGGCTTACACCGCGCAGGAGATTGCCGAGTCGGCCCACGTGTCGGGCAAAGAGATGGTTAAGACCGTGATGGTCAACATCGACGGACGTATGGCGATGGCTTTGCTGCCTGCTTCGCGCCAGCTCGATTTCGACAAACTGCGGATGCTGTGCGGCACGCGCGACGTCAAGCTTGCCGAAGAGGAGGAGTTCAGCGATCTCTTTCCGGAGTGCGAGATCGGGGCGATGCCGCCGTTCGGCAATCTCTACGCCATGGAGGTTTACGCCGACGAAGCGCTCGACGAGGATGTCGATATCGCCTTCAACGCCGGGGCTCACACCGAACTGCTCAGGATGGGCTGGGAAGATTACAAGCGCTTGGCCGCTCCCGTTATCGCCCCTATCTCCGTCGGGTTGTAA
- a CDS encoding glycosyltransferase family 4 protein, with product MKVALYAGTYVKDKDGAVRSIYQLVASMVKSGHTVVVWTPDFTPGEDGMVPVNKVPSVPIPLYPDYKLGFFNAVVERQLDAFAPDIIHISTPDIVGRKFLQYARNRGIPVGSAYHTDFPSYLSYYRLGFAEPAVWKFLRKFYNACDVTLAPNEIVRQRLTGKGIERVELWSRGIDKELFDPSRRSEAMRRQWNAEGRTVIVYAGRFVLYKDIEVVMSLYQRFADEELGDKVRFVMIGSGPEEEQMRARMPEAVFTGYLTGTALPEAYASGDVFLFPSTTEAFCNVVLEALASGLPAVVSDIGGCMELVKRSDGGIVAKAGDIDEFFAACRKLIDDRDTYEAMKARGIAFAEDKSWAAVNGALIDRYRGMIAAKALG from the coding sequence ATGAAGGTCGCCCTGTACGCCGGAACCTATGTCAAAGACAAGGACGGAGCTGTCCGCTCGATTTACCAGCTTGTGGCCTCGATGGTCAAAAGCGGGCATACGGTCGTTGTCTGGACGCCCGATTTTACGCCGGGCGAGGATGGGATGGTTCCGGTCAACAAGGTGCCTTCCGTGCCGATTCCGCTCTATCCTGACTACAAGCTCGGCTTTTTCAATGCCGTCGTCGAACGGCAGCTCGATGCCTTCGCGCCCGATATCATCCACATTTCGACGCCCGACATCGTGGGTCGCAAGTTCCTGCAGTACGCCCGGAACAGGGGCATTCCAGTCGGTTCGGCCTACCACACCGATTTTCCCTCCTACCTCTCCTACTATCGCCTCGGTTTTGCCGAACCGGCGGTCTGGAAGTTTCTCCGGAAATTCTATAACGCTTGCGACGTGACGCTCGCGCCCAACGAGATCGTGCGGCAGCGGTTGACGGGCAAGGGGATCGAGCGGGTGGAGCTGTGGTCGCGCGGCATCGACAAGGAGCTGTTTGACCCGTCGCGCCGCTCCGAAGCGATGCGTCGCCAATGGAATGCCGAGGGGCGCACGGTGATTGTCTACGCCGGGCGATTCGTGCTCTACAAGGACATCGAGGTGGTGATGAGCCTCTACCAGCGCTTCGCTGATGAGGAGCTGGGCGACAAGGTGCGATTCGTGATGATTGGCTCCGGCCCGGAGGAGGAGCAGATGCGCGCGCGGATGCCTGAGGCGGTCTTTACCGGCTACCTGACCGGCACGGCGCTGCCCGAAGCTTACGCAAGCGGCGACGTGTTCCTGTTCCCATCGACCACCGAAGCCTTCTGCAACGTGGTGCTCGAAGCGCTTGCTTCAGGTCTGCCTGCCGTGGTCTCGGACATCGGCGGCTGCATGGAGCTGGTCAAACGCTCCGACGGCGGGATCGTCGCCAAAGCGGGTGACATCGACGAATTCTTTGCCGCCTGCCGCAAGCTGATCGACGATCGCGACACCTACGAAGCGATGAAAGCGCGCGGCATCGCCTTCGCCGAAGATAAATCCTGGGCCGCGGTCAACGGCGCGCTGATCGACCGCTATCGCGGGATGATCGCGGCAAAGGCTTTGGGGTGA
- a CDS encoding M14 family metallopeptidase: MEIVNEHYAPPELHLFDRLPDGFADVPLERLGSVLPGPSLIRIAGEEGPPLFVSVLLHGNETTGFYAMQRIISAYGAPEKPLPRPVLLFVGNVAAAEKGLRKLDGQADYNRIWQGNHHPEHRLAEKVMEEVRKAEPLAGIDLHNNTGKNPHYGCVNRLDCASLSLARRFSKIIVYFTEPHEVLSLAFSQICPTVTLECGVSGDEAGTNHVENYLRHCLELPEETLFTPPPNHLNEIYHTTARIIVPEGLDVGFGECTDGLDICFRKDLELLNFEPVPAGTELGKFNGEATALRVIDNRNRDVTERYLSFTDGRILTRVPVIPSMFTLDTKIIMDDCLGYVMETYRGKNEISSGSEG, translated from the coding sequence ATGGAAATTGTGAACGAGCACTACGCCCCTCCCGAACTCCACCTTTTCGACCGACTGCCCGATGGCTTTGCCGATGTGCCGCTTGAGCGGCTCGGCTCGGTTCTGCCCGGTCCGTCGCTCATCCGGATTGCGGGCGAGGAGGGGCCCCCGCTCTTCGTCTCGGTGCTCCTGCACGGCAACGAAACCACCGGATTCTATGCCATGCAGCGCATCATCTCGGCATACGGAGCACCGGAGAAGCCACTCCCCCGACCCGTGCTGCTCTTCGTCGGCAACGTGGCCGCGGCGGAAAAAGGGTTGCGGAAGCTCGACGGACAGGCGGACTACAACCGCATCTGGCAGGGGAATCACCACCCCGAACACCGGCTGGCAGAAAAAGTGATGGAGGAGGTTCGGAAAGCCGAACCGCTGGCGGGCATCGACCTGCACAACAACACCGGTAAAAACCCGCACTACGGCTGCGTCAACCGGCTCGATTGCGCCTCGCTGAGCCTGGCACGACGGTTCAGCAAAATCATCGTCTACTTCACCGAACCGCACGAGGTGCTCTCACTCGCCTTTTCGCAAATCTGCCCGACCGTCACGCTCGAATGCGGGGTTTCGGGTGACGAGGCCGGTACGAACCACGTCGAGAACTACCTGCGCCACTGCCTCGAACTGCCGGAAGAGACGCTCTTCACGCCCCCCCCGAACCACCTGAACGAGATTTATCACACCACGGCGCGCATCATCGTGCCCGAAGGTCTTGACGTCGGATTTGGCGAGTGCACGGATGGGCTGGATATCTGTTTCCGGAAAGATCTGGAGTTGCTCAATTTCGAGCCGGTGCCTGCAGGAACGGAGCTTGGCAAATTCAACGGAGAGGCGACAGCGCTCCGGGTCATCGACAACCGGAACCGCGACGTCACCGAACGCTACCTCTCGTTCACGGATGGACGCATTCTGACCAGGGTGCCGGTCATCCCGTCGATGTTCACGCTCGACACAAAAATCATCATGGACGACTGCCTGGGCTACGTGATGGAAACGTATCGGGGGAAAAATGAAATTTCGAGCGGATCGGAAGGATAG
- a CDS encoding glutamate-cysteine ligase family protein, whose translation MGREIEKTEFSEADFQQFRQNLRKETKLLMDWFTSSGFETEGVLCGLEVEAWLIDEAFAPVPKNEEFLQRVNNPLVVAELSKYNFEINVAPHPLNRNLASFLCQQLRTLWDTCSTHARDMGCQTLMTGILPTLQDRMLTLENISQLQRFHALNREILKSRSRHPLKIHIEGANDKLDVLHHDVMAEAATTSLQIHFQVPLSKAAAFYNVAHVLSAPMAALTANSPFLFGKELWHETRIPLFEQAVNTPSFVDREGRPVSRVTFGHDYVRNSLLEVFLENLDGYPALLPVNFDADPQMLEHLRLHNGTIWRWNRPLIGFGPDGKPHLRIEHRVPPAGPSIPDMVANILFFYGSMLNLQPEVPQAAISFEQARANFYAAARFGLDAEITWTNGKRLPVRDVLLQHLIPGAVLSLAAMGLDSSELRHYLIDILAKRVASGRNGAAWQKAFIANYGPDFRAMTQVCLENQSQNIPVHQWKL comes from the coding sequence ATGGGCAGAGAGATAGAAAAAACCGAGTTCAGCGAGGCTGATTTTCAGCAGTTTCGCCAGAACCTGAGAAAGGAAACCAAACTGTTGATGGACTGGTTCACCTCCTCCGGGTTCGAAACCGAAGGTGTCCTGTGCGGCCTTGAGGTTGAAGCGTGGCTTATTGATGAAGCATTCGCGCCGGTGCCGAAAAACGAGGAGTTCCTCCAACGGGTCAACAACCCGCTGGTGGTGGCCGAGCTGTCGAAGTACAATTTCGAGATCAACGTCGCGCCGCATCCCCTGAATCGCAACCTCGCATCGTTCCTCTGCCAACAGCTCCGGACGCTTTGGGACACCTGTTCGACCCATGCCCGCGACATGGGCTGCCAGACCCTCATGACCGGCATTCTGCCCACCTTGCAGGACCGGATGCTGACCTTGGAGAACATCTCGCAGCTGCAACGGTTCCACGCGCTGAACCGCGAGATTCTGAAATCCCGGTCTCGCCATCCGCTCAAGATTCACATTGAAGGGGCAAACGACAAGCTCGACGTGTTGCATCACGACGTCATGGCCGAAGCTGCCACAACGTCGTTGCAGATCCACTTCCAGGTGCCGCTCAGCAAGGCGGCGGCCTTTTACAACGTGGCCCACGTGCTCTCTGCGCCGATGGCCGCCCTGACGGCCAACTCCCCGTTCCTTTTCGGCAAGGAGCTGTGGCATGAAACCCGCATTCCACTGTTCGAGCAGGCGGTCAATACTCCGTCGTTCGTGGACAGGGAGGGACGTCCGGTTTCGCGCGTCACTTTCGGCCACGACTACGTGCGCAACTCGCTGCTGGAGGTCTTTCTCGAAAACCTCGACGGCTACCCGGCACTGCTGCCGGTCAACTTTGACGCAGACCCGCAGATGCTGGAGCACTTGCGGCTGCACAACGGCACCATCTGGCGCTGGAACCGTCCGCTGATCGGGTTCGGGCCAGACGGCAAACCGCACCTGCGCATCGAGCACCGCGTACCTCCGGCCGGGCCGTCGATTCCCGACATGGTGGCCAACATCCTCTTTTTCTACGGGTCGATGCTCAACCTGCAACCCGAAGTTCCGCAGGCGGCGATCAGCTTCGAACAGGCTCGCGCGAATTTTTATGCAGCAGCCCGCTTCGGACTCGACGCCGAAATCACCTGGACGAACGGCAAGCGCCTGCCCGTCAGGGATGTGCTGCTTCAGCACCTGATTCCCGGAGCGGTTCTGTCGCTGGCGGCAATGGGCCTCGACAGCAGCGAGCTGCGCCATTACCTGATCGATATTCTTGCCAAGCGGGTGGCGAGCGGCCGGAACGGCGCGGCCTGGCAAAAAGCCTTCATCGCAAACTATGGCCCCGATTTCAGGGCGATGACCCAGGTCTGCCTCGAAAACCAGAGCCAAAACATTCCCGTCCACCAATGGAAATTGTGA
- the gnd gene encoding phosphogluconate dehydrogenase (NAD(+)-dependent, decarboxylating), with product MKIGFIGLGKMGFNMVEHLLELGHEVTAFDLSAEAVAAIAEKGATAASSLQHVVGDLPKPRVVWMMVPAGKAVDAVLDGLLPFLDKGDIVIDGGNSRYTDSVARAEKLRQQGVRMLDIGTSGGLDGARHGACMMAGGEREAYDVVEPMLRDLCVENGYGYMGASGAGHFVKMVHNGIEYGMMQAIGEGFDLLRASGFDLDNQNVARVWSNGSVIRGWLMDLAGKAFAQDNDLGWLGSKVADSGEGRWTVEAAIDLGVAVPIISGSLFRRFRSQSEENFSDKVVAALRHEFGGHAYEKPGDGEGKA from the coding sequence ATGAAGATAGGATTTATCGGTCTCGGGAAAATGGGATTCAACATGGTCGAGCACTTGCTGGAGCTGGGCCACGAGGTGACGGCGTTCGATCTTTCTGCGGAAGCGGTCGCGGCGATTGCTGAAAAAGGGGCGACGGCGGCAAGTTCATTGCAGCACGTTGTCGGTGATTTGCCGAAACCTCGCGTGGTCTGGATGATGGTTCCGGCGGGCAAGGCGGTCGATGCGGTGCTCGACGGGTTGCTGCCGTTCCTCGACAAGGGCGACATCGTCATCGACGGCGGGAACTCTCGGTATACCGATTCGGTCGCCCGTGCGGAAAAGCTCCGTCAGCAAGGCGTCCGGATGCTCGACATCGGTACCAGCGGCGGGCTGGACGGCGCTCGCCACGGTGCGTGCATGATGGCCGGCGGCGAGCGTGAGGCGTACGACGTCGTCGAGCCGATGCTGCGCGACCTTTGCGTCGAGAACGGCTACGGCTACATGGGCGCGTCGGGCGCGGGCCACTTCGTCAAAATGGTGCATAACGGCATCGAATACGGCATGATGCAGGCGATCGGTGAGGGGTTCGATCTGCTTCGCGCCAGCGGCTTCGACCTTGACAACCAGAACGTTGCGCGGGTCTGGTCGAACGGCTCGGTGATTCGCGGCTGGCTCATGGACTTGGCGGGCAAGGCATTCGCGCAGGACAACGATCTCGGCTGGCTCGGCAGCAAGGTTGCCGATTCGGGCGAAGGGCGCTGGACGGTCGAGGCGGCTATCGATCTCGGCGTGGCGGTGCCGATCATCTCCGGCTCTTTGTTCCGGCGCTTCCGGTCGCAGAGCGAGGAGAATTTTTCGGACAAGGTGGTCGCCGCGTTGCGCCACGAGTTCGGCGGGCACGCCTATGAGAAACCCGGCGATGGGGAGGGGAAGGCATGA
- the zwf gene encoding glucose-6-phosphate dehydrogenase encodes MNGKPGNLTIVIFGADGDLASRKLFPSIFQLDRWGHMPEHFRVIGVGRRDLTHGVFRDFVRDRLLEHSPEAAGDDEQLKAFCDLFFYVNVDLRKPEAYQELREKIMEDETSSNLLFYLSIPPSLAPPVVRNLAEAGLGGREPNVPGWRKLVAEKPYGHDLESAHELNRVIDEAFDESQVYRIDHYLGKEPVQNIMVFRFSNGIFEPLWNRQYIAQVQITIAEDFGIRDRGGYYEEAGLLRDIIQNHGLQLLAAIAMEPPVDLSADGIRDEKSKILRSIRHFSPDTISDTAVVGQYEGYHSEKGVAPDSRVETFAAVKFHIDNWRWSGVPFYMKAGKNLAKHVTEIIITFKCPPQNYYGASAAACSTPNQVVLGIQPDETVAIRFGTKRPGEQMVTDPVFMKFDYRETFPGEQLTPYHRLLLDAIEGNQMNFIRKDSVETSWQIIDSLRDSLDGITPERYPPHSWGPDASHLYG; translated from the coding sequence ATGAACGGCAAACCGGGCAACTTGACGATCGTCATCTTCGGCGCGGACGGCGATCTTGCGTCGCGCAAGCTCTTTCCCTCGATCTTCCAGCTCGACCGCTGGGGCCACATGCCGGAGCATTTCCGGGTGATCGGCGTCGGGCGGCGCGACCTGACCCACGGAGTGTTCCGCGATTTCGTGCGCGACCGCCTGCTCGAACACTCGCCCGAAGCTGCCGGGGACGATGAGCAGCTGAAAGCGTTCTGCGACCTTTTTTTCTACGTGAACGTCGATCTGCGCAAACCGGAAGCGTATCAGGAGTTGCGCGAAAAAATCATGGAGGACGAGACCTCGAGCAACCTGCTCTTTTACCTCTCGATTCCCCCGAGCCTCGCCCCGCCGGTGGTGCGCAACCTTGCGGAAGCCGGACTCGGCGGACGCGAGCCGAACGTGCCCGGCTGGCGCAAGCTCGTTGCCGAAAAGCCCTACGGCCACGACCTCGAAAGCGCCCACGAACTGAACCGAGTCATCGACGAGGCGTTCGACGAAAGCCAGGTCTATCGCATCGACCACTACCTCGGCAAGGAGCCGGTGCAGAACATCATGGTGTTCCGTTTCTCCAACGGTATCTTCGAGCCGCTCTGGAACCGGCAGTACATCGCGCAGGTGCAGATCACCATCGCCGAGGATTTCGGCATCCGGGATCGCGGCGGCTACTACGAGGAGGCGGGATTGCTGCGCGACATCATCCAGAACCACGGCTTGCAGCTTCTGGCGGCTATCGCGATGGAGCCGCCGGTCGATCTCAGCGCTGATGGCATCCGCGACGAAAAGTCCAAAATCCTGCGTTCGATTCGCCATTTTTCTCCCGATACGATTAGCGATACGGCGGTGGTGGGTCAGTACGAAGGGTATCACAGCGAAAAGGGCGTTGCGCCCGATTCACGGGTCGAGACCTTTGCCGCTGTCAAATTCCACATCGACAACTGGCGCTGGTCGGGCGTGCCGTTCTACATGAAGGCCGGGAAGAATCTCGCCAAGCACGTGACCGAAATCATCATTACCTTCAAATGCCCGCCGCAGAACTACTACGGTGCCTCCGCAGCAGCGTGCAGCACGCCGAACCAGGTGGTGCTCGGCATCCAGCCCGACGAAACCGTCGCCATTCGCTTCGGCACCAAGCGCCCCGGCGAGCAGATGGTCACCGACCCGGTTTTCATGAAATTCGATTACCGCGAAACCTTCCCCGGCGAGCAGTTGACCCCGTATCACCGATTGTTGCTCGACGCTATCGAAGGCAACCAGATGAACTTCATCCGCAAAGACAGCGTCGAAACCTCCTGGCAAATCATCGACAGCCTGCGCGACTCGCTCGACGGCATCACGCCCGAGCGCTATCCACCCCACTCCTGGGGGCCTGATGCGTCGCATTTGTATGGGTGA
- a CDS encoding transposase, whose amino-acid sequence MMDHSVRTNLFSHIANYAGNQGIFIDRINGGNDHVHLLISLGSNQNIARVIQTLKGESSCWMNKSGMLPFRFGWQDDYFAVSVSESQLDTVRAYIDGQIEHHRVKTFADEYQEFIEKFGFADRL is encoded by the coding sequence ATGATGGATCATAGCGTTCGCACAAACCTCTTCAGCCACATCGCGAACTATGCCGGGAATCAGGGCATTTTTATCGATCGGATTAACGGAGGCAATGACCATGTCCATCTCCTGATCTCTCTTGGTTCCAATCAGAATATTGCCAGAGTCATTCAGACTCTCAAGGGAGAATCGTCTTGCTGGATGAACAAAAGTGGTATGCTGCCTTTCCGGTTCGGTTGGCAGGATGACTATTTCGCCGTTTCCGTTAGTGAATCACAGCTCGACACGGTTCGTGCCTATATCGATGGTCAGATCGAACATCACAGAGTGAAAACCTTTGCCGACGAGTATCAGGAGTTCATTGAGAAGTTTGGATTTGCCGACAGGCTCTGA
- the pgl gene encoding 6-phosphogluconolactonase, producing MTHWISAPHDELLEKAVAAITDLAYRAVAERGRFTLVLSGGHTPAALYLKLARGIKEERYLELGYTLPDEARRPVRNPESIILPWPQTLLFQGDERYLPPSHPDSNYGMARKTLIRYICIKPADIHRMPTESGDPEADARRYEALIRGLFHKRGSDEAPPSFDLILLGLGDDGHTASLMPDDKAALNEKERWVIAVEAPNGKPPGTRLTLTLPVINEAKNVLFLVPPSRKDFARSISNGERPELPSGMVRPRSGDVWWFVEESQKQNQEML from the coding sequence ATGACGCACTGGATTTCCGCGCCGCACGACGAGCTGCTCGAAAAAGCTGTAGCCGCCATCACCGATCTGGCCTACCGCGCGGTCGCCGAGCGCGGGCGCTTCACGCTCGTGCTCTCCGGCGGCCACACCCCCGCCGCGCTCTATCTCAAGCTCGCGCGCGGCATCAAGGAGGAGCGCTACCTCGAACTCGGCTATACCCTGCCGGACGAGGCGCGGCGCCCGGTTCGCAACCCCGAATCGATCATCCTCCCCTGGCCGCAAACCCTGCTCTTTCAGGGCGACGAGCGCTACCTGCCCCCCAGCCACCCCGACAGCAACTACGGCATGGCCCGCAAAACGCTCATCCGCTACATCTGCATCAAGCCTGCGGACATCCACAGGATGCCGACCGAATCGGGCGACCCCGAAGCCGACGCCCGCCGCTACGAAGCGCTGATCCGTGGCCTGTTCCACAAACGCGGAAGTGACGAAGCCCCGCCCAGCTTCGACCTCATCCTCCTCGGCCTCGGCGACGACGGCCACACCGCCTCGCTGATGCCTGATGATAAAGCAGCGCTCAATGAAAAAGAGCGCTGGGTCATCGCCGTAGAAGCCCCCAACGGCAAACCACCCGGCACAAGGCTGACACTGACGTTACCAGTCATCAACGAAGCCAAGAACGTGCTCTTCCTCGTCCCGCCATCGCGCAAAGACTTCGCCCGCTCGATCAGCAACGGAGAAAGGCCGGAACTGCCGTCGGGGATGGTGAGGCCGAGAAGCGGGGATGTGTGGTGGTTTGTGGAGGAGTCTCAGAAGCAAAATCAAGAAATGTTATAG